A single genomic interval of Amycolatopsis albispora harbors:
- a CDS encoding toll/interleukin-1 receptor domain-containing protein, with protein sequence MPEIFVNYRTQDEAAAANHIQDDLRRRFGDEHVFYASRSIKAGEDFTEQLLPAVRRSTVLLAVIGANWLAADSQGKRAIDDEADWTRREIVTAFAYGVHVIPVLVGRRSERLREADLPADLAQLARCQSRIFDTRDSATCLDKIAADVADLVPGLVDRTQPPEPEAPREARNQSPTVSGIGSVGSVNIGGDGAFVGSHTFGDGVVGKVAGDVHQQFGERRDRGHDR encoded by the coding sequence GTGCCCGAAATCTTTGTCAACTATCGAACGCAGGACGAAGCAGCCGCTGCCAACCACATCCAAGACGACCTGCGCCGCCGCTTCGGCGATGAACACGTGTTCTACGCGAGCCGGTCGATCAAGGCCGGTGAGGACTTCACCGAGCAGTTGCTCCCCGCGGTCCGGCGGAGCACCGTGCTGCTGGCGGTGATCGGCGCGAACTGGCTCGCGGCGGACAGCCAGGGCAAGCGGGCGATCGACGACGAGGCGGACTGGACCCGCCGCGAAATCGTCACCGCCTTCGCTTACGGCGTCCACGTCATCCCTGTGCTCGTCGGACGCAGGAGCGAGCGGCTCCGTGAGGCCGACCTGCCCGCCGACCTGGCGCAACTGGCCCGCTGCCAGAGCCGGATCTTCGACACCCGCGATTCGGCGACCTGCCTGGACAAGATCGCGGCGGATGTCGCCGACCTCGTACCCGGCCTGGTGGACCGGACGCAGCCACCGGAGCCCGAAGCCCCGCGTGAAGCGCGGAACCAGTCACCTACCGTCAGCGGGATCGGCAGCGTCGGTTCGGTGAACATCGGCGGCGACGGCGCGTTCGTCGGTTCCCATACCTTCGGCGATGGTGTTGTCGGCAAGGTGGCTGGTGATGTCCATCAGCAGTTCGGTGAACGCCGCGATCGCGGCCATGACCGATGA
- a CDS encoding transcriptional regulator, protein MSLSADGSSWFRPIGRREAMAMGVGSAIGFGLGTAGLGATSGEATALAALRAHFDQFRRLGQTASPGVVLPALVAQTHTIQQLASRAADRNRGELLLLAARYAEYAGWMAQESGDDKAALWWTDRAVEMADAGGDRDLAAYSLVRRALVTLYRDDAKQTVELAQHAQTFSVPARIRGLAAQREAQGHALAGNRDACLRSLDQAQELLDRAEPAAGPVLGTTNLANPAAMALGWCMFDMGRAGEAAEVLDREVGLIPAEALRTRARYGVRRALAHATANEIDHACDLTRDLLGLIEVVSSATITLDVQRLRRTLARFRSHPAVREVSPHLDAALHAPTA, encoded by the coding sequence ATGAGCCTTTCCGCAGATGGTTCGAGCTGGTTCCGGCCGATCGGCCGCCGGGAAGCAATGGCGATGGGCGTCGGCTCGGCGATCGGGTTCGGCCTCGGCACAGCGGGGCTGGGCGCCACTTCCGGTGAGGCGACCGCGCTGGCCGCCCTGCGTGCCCATTTCGACCAGTTTCGCCGCCTCGGCCAGACGGCGAGCCCCGGTGTCGTACTCCCCGCGCTCGTAGCGCAGACCCACACGATCCAGCAGCTGGCGAGCCGGGCCGCCGACCGCAACCGGGGAGAACTGCTGCTCCTCGCCGCGCGGTACGCCGAGTACGCGGGCTGGATGGCGCAGGAGTCCGGCGACGACAAGGCCGCGCTGTGGTGGACCGATCGAGCTGTCGAGATGGCGGACGCCGGAGGGGACCGGGATCTCGCGGCCTACTCGCTGGTGCGGCGGGCACTGGTGACGCTCTACCGGGACGACGCGAAACAGACGGTCGAGCTGGCCCAGCACGCACAAACCTTCTCGGTACCAGCCCGGATCCGCGGCCTGGCCGCGCAGCGTGAAGCACAGGGGCACGCCCTGGCCGGTAACCGCGACGCCTGCCTGCGCAGCCTCGACCAAGCCCAGGAACTGCTCGACCGGGCCGAACCGGCAGCGGGACCGGTGCTGGGCACCACGAACCTGGCCAATCCGGCGGCGATGGCCTTGGGCTGGTGCATGTTCGACATGGGCCGGGCCGGCGAGGCAGCTGAGGTCCTCGACCGGGAAGTCGGCCTCATCCCGGCGGAGGCACTGCGCACCCGGGCCCGATACGGCGTTCGGCGGGCCCTCGCGCACGCCACGGCCAACGAGATCGACCACGCCTGCGACCTGACCCGTGACCTGCTCGGGCTGATCGAGGTGGTCAGCTCGGCGACCATCACGCTCGACGTGCAGCGACTCAGACGAACCTTGGCGCGATTCCGCAGCCACCCGGCGGTACGCGAGGTTTCGCCGCATCTCGACGCCGCACTGCACGCACCGACTGCCTGA
- the upp gene encoding uracil phosphoribosyltransferase, which translates to MDVHVVDHPLAKARLSTMRDARTDSAAFRAALHELTMMLIYEATRDAPVRIERIHTPVARTDGYRLANPPLLVPVLRAGLGMADEAHKLIPDAQMGFVGLARDEETLQPTPYLESLPESLGGRPVMVLDPMLATGGSMAYTIRLLTDRGATDVTAICALAAPEGLKHLEDSGMPVRVVTASIDERLNDSGFIVPGLGDAGDRQYGAV; encoded by the coding sequence ATGGACGTCCACGTCGTCGACCACCCGCTGGCCAAGGCCCGTCTCTCCACCATGCGGGACGCGCGCACGGACAGCGCCGCCTTCCGGGCGGCGTTGCACGAGCTGACCATGATGCTGATCTACGAGGCCACCCGCGACGCACCGGTGCGGATCGAGCGCATCCACACCCCGGTCGCCCGCACCGACGGTTACCGGCTGGCGAACCCGCCGCTGCTGGTGCCGGTCCTGCGTGCCGGGCTCGGCATGGCCGACGAGGCCCACAAGCTGATCCCCGACGCCCAGATGGGCTTCGTCGGCCTCGCCCGTGACGAGGAGACGCTGCAGCCGACGCCCTACCTGGAGTCACTGCCGGAATCGCTCGGCGGGCGGCCGGTGATGGTGCTCGACCCGATGCTCGCCACCGGCGGTTCGATGGCCTACACGATCCGGCTGCTGACCGACCGCGGCGCCACCGACGTCACCGCGATCTGCGCGCTGGCCGCGCCGGAGGGCCTCAAACACCTGGAGGACTCCGGCATGCCGGTCCGCGTGGTCACCGCCAGCATCGACGAACGCCTCAACGACTCCGGCTTCATCGTGCCCGGTCTCGGTGACGCGGGGGATCGCCAGTACGGCGCCGTGTAG
- a CDS encoding TetR/AcrR family transcriptional regulator, protein MARPRTHDDGLRVRLLDRAGELLSGEGPGALSLRRLAKDAGTSTTAVYSLFGSKPDLISALYAEGFGRFEKRLSALVRSGDHFEDLVSLGLAYRASALADPHMYSIMFTKAVPGFEPDESATNLARSTMNPLLDTIRSGIAEGVFLAEAPERIATSSWGIAHGMVSLEINGNLPPGFDVSGTYEAALRANARGWLRTPRSTPRSAP, encoded by the coding sequence ATGGCGCGCCCCAGAACCCACGACGACGGCCTCCGCGTCCGGTTGCTCGACCGCGCCGGTGAGCTGCTCTCCGGTGAGGGTCCTGGTGCGCTGAGCCTGCGGCGGCTGGCGAAGGACGCCGGCACGTCCACCACCGCGGTGTACTCGCTGTTCGGCAGCAAGCCGGACCTGATCAGCGCGCTGTACGCGGAGGGGTTCGGCCGGTTCGAGAAGCGGCTGTCGGCGCTCGTGCGCAGCGGTGACCACTTCGAGGACCTGGTTTCGCTGGGCCTGGCCTACCGGGCCAGCGCGCTGGCCGATCCGCACATGTACTCGATCATGTTCACCAAGGCGGTGCCCGGCTTCGAACCGGACGAATCGGCCACGAACCTGGCGCGGTCGACGATGAACCCGCTGCTGGACACCATTCGCTCCGGCATCGCCGAAGGCGTGTTCCTCGCCGAGGCGCCCGAGCGGATCGCCACCTCGTCGTGGGGTATCGCGCACGGCATGGTTTCGCTGGAGATCAACGGAAACCTGCCGCCCGGCTTCGACGTCAGCGGGACGTACGAGGCCGCACTGCGCGCCAACGCCCGCGGCTGGCTGCGCACTCCCCGAAGCACTCCCCGAAGCGCCCCCTGA